The following nucleotide sequence is from Pseudomonas sessilinigenes.
ATGGATTCGGCAATCTGGTTGCCCATGCAGTCGCGCACTATATAAAGCATGAGATCCATCTGCGACATTCCGGCGCCGGAAGTTATTATGTTTCCATCATGTACGAGCATGCGCTTGGTATCGAGCGTGGTGTCGGGATAGTTCTGTTCGAAGGCCTCATATAGTTGCCAATGCGTGGTCACTATCCGCTCTTGCAGGATACCCGCCTCGGCCAACACGAAAACCGCAGAGCAGGAGGCGGCGAGCGGTTTTCCCTGGCGCTGGAATTCCTGCACCAGCTTGACCAGTTTGCGGATATCGCCGTGTCCGAGTCGGTTGCGCAGGTCGGCGGGAAGCGACCGAGCGCTTTGGCGCGGCTCCTGGCGGCGTCCGAACGAATCGAGTTCCGCGGTGTTCTCAAGGCCTAGCCCGGGCACCACCAGCATGCTGCTTTCCAGGGCTTTGGCCTGTTCCAGCGGTACGGCCTGCAGGTGCATGCCATTTCTCATGCGAACTGACTCGGCGCTGCCGACAATCTGCCAGGTAATGGTTGGACGACCCATGGCTTCGGCGACCTGGTTGGCCGTGCGCAACACATCCAGTGTGATTGCCAGGCTCGACCCCATGGCGCCTTCGAGTGCGACGAGGGTGAGTGTCGCCATGTCCATTTTCTCCCGGTAAGTGTCCATTCATGCATTAGTAAAATATACAAGCAGGTGGCAGACTTAACAATATAAATACTTGTTGTCGTGGCTGTACTAAGTTTGCGGCCGAGACGAGTTCTGGGTTGTTTTATTTGCTCTGTTTTTTGGAGTTTTAGATACTTTTAAAGCTAATCGATCGAGGTCGAATGTTTAAGGGGTTTCTGAGTTTTCGGCTGCGCGTGATGCTGAAAGTTGTATTTGCAAAACCCAGATATATGTTTTCAGGCAGCAAGTCTCGGGATCTACAGTTCTCGGGCTGGCTGCCCTGTTCCAGGTTCCGGATGCCTGGCAGGTTCAATAAGGGCAACAAGGAGGTGGAATATGGATTATCCCGATCATTGGTACCAGGAAACCCAGTACGACCATGACATCTACGTGATGGTCATCAAGGAGCCGGTGCCGCCGGA
It contains:
- a CDS encoding GlxA family transcriptional regulator, with translation MATLTLVALEGAMGSSLAITLDVLRTANQVAEAMGRPTITWQIVGSAESVRMRNGMHLQAVPLEQAKALESSMLVVPGLGLENTAELDSFGRRQEPRQSARSLPADLRNRLGHGDIRKLVKLVQEFQRQGKPLAASCSAVFVLAEAGILQERIVTTHWQLYEAFEQNYPDTTLDTKRMLVHDGNIITSGAGMSQMDLMLYIVRDCMGNQIAESIMRYLLIDDRPAQYHYMALSNLQTDNREVLMLEKFIEDCLPEVPSLKAIAEHLAITEKTLSRRIRNATGKSPMAFIQKVRLQHVQSLLETTHMSIEDIAFKVGYSDSTALRRLMWKNMGCTPSQLRKARAGSPIT